ATCACAGTGCGCCTAATTCTATCAAAAAGACATTTCCAAAAATTAATTTTATCGGCCGATCAATATAAACGGTGACCACAAATACGGATGATCACCGCGCTCGATCGCTATTAACTGAGAATGTCTGAGAGATGCGGCGGTGGTGGTGCCGCGTTGTATTTCGGTATAAAAATCGGTCATCAAACGTCCTGCCGCGGCATCGTTTACCGCCCAGAGGCTGACAATGAGCGATGATACTCCCGCGGCGAGAAATCCGCGTGCAAGCCCGAGTATCTCGTCACCCGCAAAAACCTTGCTTAATCCAGTTTCGCACGCGCTGAGCACAACAAGCTCAGCCGAAAGTTCGTGTTTACAGATATCGCGAACTGTTAGGCGTCCATCTGCCAGATGCAGACTCGAAAAAAGCGGACTTTCAGCCCGAAACTGTCCGTGACACGCGAGGTGAATAATGTCGGCAGCAGGTGCGAATCGATCGAAAGCCCGGACTGTCGCCTTCGGCCCTACAAATAACCGGGCTTCCGGTAGTATTTTGCCTATCACCTTAATCTCGTCCTCAACTAGTGGAATCCGTTCGTCAGCGAAGCCCATCAAAAGAGCATTTTTCAGGCGGTACGACGTGCGATCGCCAAGTTCGGCCCAGACCGCCGAACTTGGGGCGTAGCTTACCTCAAATCTTTCGACGAGATACTGCTCTCCATCAAAAAGTGCGTGAAACGGGACATAATTCAGCGTACCGACCGGCACGATGACCAAACGAGTACCGCCGATTGCCGGACCTAGAGGGCGAATGAGCAAGTTGTACAACTTCCTGAGTTGGGCTTCGGCACGCGACTGCATTTCGGCGGCAAATCGAGCAATGTAGCCATACCGCATCGTCCCGAATTGAAAATGCAGATCTTCAACTGTCGTAATGACTGCTGCTGCTGAGGCAATGTCGCGAAAAAACTCTACCTTTCCATTAAATGCGACGAACGCGGAAAATTGCCCGGCGATCTCGATAAATTCTACCAACGCCGTGGAATTGCCCAGTTGCCGCAACAATTTGGCGGCCGAGAACCTTGAATTACGGCCGTTCTCGTGTGCGACCGCAACGCTTGAGATCTGACGCGTAAGTTTGCTTATCAGACCTTCGCGTTCATCGACCGCGCGTCTGATATCAGCCACTTCGTCGGCTTCGGCGCGGTCGAGACGTTTATAGTATGTGTTAAGTTCCTCCCGAACGTCATCGAGTCGACGGTCGAGATCACCTACATATCCTGAGCCCTTCTTGCGGCGCCCAATCGAATCTGCTAGCGATCGTGAACGCCCACTTTCAACTATGCGAAAAGCGTCTTTTATCCGATCTCGTCGTAGATATAGACGAGCGAGAGCGTCGTACGGTCTTAAACGGGCGGCAAGAAACGCCATTCCGAATTCTTCGGATGCGAGCGGTGCTCTCAGCTTTTCGACGATCGCGATCGCCATTTTGAATTTTCGCTCTCCATCAGGATGGTTCCCGGCGTCGACGTCTATTTCACCAAGAAGGGTCAGGGCTCGCTGCCGAACGTCCGGATGCCGCAGGCGAATGGCGTCGTCGAGAACCTGTCGAAACACTCTTGCCGCATTGTCAGCTTCACCGCGTTGCCCGATAGCTTCACCGGCAAGAATGGCGGCCGCCAACCCGAGGCGCGGATTAGTGGTTTTTGTCAGGAGTTCGCGGGCCATCTCCGCATTCCTCAACGCGGTTACGTGATCGCCGCTGCGGAGTGCGATATTCGCAGTTTCCAAACGAGCCAAGGCGGTACCTGAATCGTTGCCTTCGGCCTCAAACAGCTTGAGTGCACGGCCGATCTGTTTTTTAGCCGTTCTTATATCGCCGGTTGCGTAGACCGCTCGTGCGTAATTTATCCTGGCACGCGACTCTTCAGACTGGAGTTTGAGTCGGCGAAGCTCTCCACATACATCCCTGTATATGCCAACCGCCTCGATATTAAGGTTAAGCTCAGCATAAATGTCAGCGATCTCAAGGTCGGCGATAGCCGTTTGATGCGGCATATCGAGCATTGCAAACTTGCGGCGAGAGAGTTCAAGATGCCGCAATGCGTCGCCATATCGCCCGCGAAAAAGGGCGAGGTTTCCCATACTTGCCTCGACCTCGGCCTCGGTGACCAGCATTCCCGCACCTATAGCTGTCGCCCGGGCGGCTTTGTAAAATCGGGCAGCGCGGTCAAAATCGTTGAGTTCGGCGTATGTGTTGGCTAGTCCATTTTCGGCCATCGCCTGCCACGAAGGTTCGCCGGCGACAATAAAGCGCCTTCGGGCTGAGGCACAATAGCCCTCGGCGTCGGCGTGCTTGCCGCGACGCGAGACGATGTTGCTCAGATTCATCTCGATCTTTCCGGCAGCAAGCTGATCTCCGCTATCGACAAGGACAGGGATTGCCGCGAGACCCGTGTCGAGAGCTTCGTCATATCGCGAGAGCATTGCCAAGGCGAGCAGTTTTGACACCTTTACACGAGCCGCTTCAGTATCGCGGCCGAGGTTCAAAAATACTGATATCGCGACTTCAAGCCGCTCGACCGCGTTTTCGAATCTTCCGCGCGTTATAGCCGCAATACCGTCCGTCCACTTTAGGTTTGCCAGAACGTCATCAGTGCGATGAGCCTTGTAAATGCAGCGAAGAGCGGAGGCCGAACGTTGTACCCGCGACGGGTCGCTCGACCAACTCGAGATGCAGAGCTCTCTGATCTCGTCGGACAGACGCCCCGCCGGATCGTTTGCGGCACTCAACAGCAGACGCAGTCGGTCGGCGTCTGACCCGGCGCTTATGATTTGTTCCGCAAGGCAGCTTTCAGTCATCGGATC
This is a stretch of genomic DNA from Chloracidobacterium sp.. It encodes these proteins:
- a CDS encoding CHAT domain-containing protein; translated protein: MTESCLAEQIISAGSDADRLRLLLSAANDPAGRLSDEIRELCISSWSSDPSRVQRSASALRCIYKAHRTDDVLANLKWTDGIAAITRGRFENAVERLEVAISVFLNLGRDTEAARVKVSKLLALAMLSRYDEALDTGLAAIPVLVDSGDQLAAGKIEMNLSNIVSRRGKHADAEGYCASARRRFIVAGEPSWQAMAENGLANTYAELNDFDRAARFYKAARATAIGAGMLVTEAEVEASMGNLALFRGRYGDALRHLELSRRKFAMLDMPHQTAIADLEIADIYAELNLNIEAVGIYRDVCGELRRLKLQSEESRARINYARAVYATGDIRTAKKQIGRALKLFEAEGNDSGTALARLETANIALRSGDHVTALRNAEMARELLTKTTNPRLGLAAAILAGEAIGQRGEADNAARVFRQVLDDAIRLRHPDVRQRALTLLGEIDVDAGNHPDGERKFKMAIAIVEKLRAPLASEEFGMAFLAARLRPYDALARLYLRRDRIKDAFRIVESGRSRSLADSIGRRKKGSGYVGDLDRRLDDVREELNTYYKRLDRAEADEVADIRRAVDEREGLISKLTRQISSVAVAHENGRNSRFSAAKLLRQLGNSTALVEFIEIAGQFSAFVAFNGKVEFFRDIASAAAVITTVEDLHFQFGTMRYGYIARFAAEMQSRAEAQLRKLYNLLIRPLGPAIGGTRLVIVPVGTLNYVPFHALFDGEQYLVERFEVSYAPSSAVWAELGDRTSYRLKNALLMGFADERIPLVEDEIKVIGKILPEARLFVGPKATVRAFDRFAPAADIIHLACHGQFRAESPLFSSLHLADGRLTVRDICKHELSAELVVLSACETGLSKVFAGDEILGLARGFLAAGVSSLIVSLWAVNDAAAGRLMTDFYTEIQRGTTTAASLRHSQLIAIERGDHPYLWSPFILIGR